From the Deinococcus radiophilus genome, one window contains:
- a CDS encoding ketopantoate reductase family protein, which yields MQDIVTVSVIGLGALGILFGGQLAAALPAGTVRVVADQDRLERYREQGIYFDGERVPFDYLTPDATPSPADLALVCVKFHQLEAALPLIASQLGPDTLIVSALNGIASEAVLAEHFGPERIVYAVAQEMDARKDGNRLVYRDRGQLVIGAMTTDPSEAERVERVARFSARAGLPHTVVPDMPRRLWGKWMLNVGVNQTVALYQGTFDTVQRPGEARETFKAAMREVLALAPHEGTGLTEADFDYWVRVMDALDPAGKPSMRQDLEAGRQSELELFAGTVLALGQKHGVPTPVNERLYQGIQALQARQDV from the coding sequence ATGCAAGACATCGTCACCGTGTCGGTCATCGGCCTGGGCGCGCTGGGTATTTTGTTCGGTGGACAGCTGGCAGCAGCCTTGCCTGCCGGGACGGTACGGGTGGTGGCCGATCAGGACCGCCTGGAGCGCTACCGCGAGCAGGGGATTTACTTCGATGGTGAGCGGGTTCCATTCGACTATCTCACCCCGGACGCAACCCCCTCACCCGCCGATCTGGCGCTGGTGTGCGTCAAGTTTCACCAGCTGGAAGCGGCGCTGCCCCTGATCGCCAGTCAACTGGGGCCAGACACCCTGATTGTCTCAGCACTCAATGGAATTGCCAGTGAAGCCGTCCTGGCAGAGCATTTCGGGCCAGAGCGGATCGTATACGCCGTGGCGCAGGAGATGGACGCCCGCAAAGACGGCAACCGCCTGGTGTACCGGGACCGGGGGCAACTGGTGATCGGGGCCATGACCACTGATCCCAGTGAAGCGGAGCGGGTAGAGCGGGTGGCCCGGTTCTCTGCCCGCGCAGGCCTGCCGCACACCGTCGTCCCCGACATGCCCCGGCGGCTGTGGGGCAAGTGGATGCTGAATGTGGGAGTCAATCAGACGGTCGCGCTGTATCAGGGCACCTTCGACACCGTGCAGCGCCCCGGCGAGGCCCGCGAGACCTTCAAGGCCGCCATGCGCGAAGTGCTGGCGCTGGCCCCACATGAAGGCACCGGGCTGACCGAAGCCGATTTCGACTACTGGGTGCGCGTGATGGACGCCCTGGACCCCGCAGGCAAGCCGTCTATGCGCCAAGACCTGGAAGCGGGCCGTCAGAGCGAGCTGGAACTGTTCGCCGGAACCGTGCTGGCGCTGGGACAAAAGCATGGCGTACCCACACCTGTGAACGAGCGGCTCT
- a CDS encoding nuclear transport factor 2 family protein, with the protein METHALIEAYYAAFNRGDSAGMLELLTDDVVHDINQGGREHGKEAFRVFLDTMDTHYRERAEDLTILSSVDGRRAAAEFVIHGKYL; encoded by the coding sequence ATGGAGACCCACGCCCTGATCGAAGCCTATTACGCTGCCTTTAATCGGGGGGACAGCGCTGGCATGTTGGAGTTGCTGACCGATGATGTGGTGCATGACATCAACCAGGGTGGGCGTGAACATGGCAAGGAAGCATTTCGTGTCTTTCTGGATACGATGGACACCCACTACCGTGAGCGGGCCGAAGATCTGACCATCCTGAGCAGCGTAGATGGTCGCCGCGCTGCCGCCGAGTTTGTCATTCACGGCAAATATCTTTAG
- a CDS encoding nuclear transport factor 2 family protein has translation MPEAQGQTYVLPVGAFFEVRGGRIARVTNYYNLSEWTRQVQG, from the coding sequence TTGCCAGAGGCACAGGGGCAGACCTACGTATTGCCGGTGGGCGCTTTTTTTGAGGTGCGCGGCGGCCGGATTGCCCGTGTGACCAACTACTATAACCTGTCCGAATGGACCCGTCAGGTACAAGGCTAA
- a CDS encoding GNAT family N-acetyltransferase, whose amino-acid sequence MTPSDSVSAADLTLRRVTDPAELQAAAPALAQLRMTVFRDYPYLYHGSERYERDYLARYLRAPDMLLLLVEDAGQVVGASTALPLWHEQAALVDPFEAAGIDVSEWLYLGESVLLPPNRGRGFGHRCFDEREAHARALGLSNTAFCAVQRPADHPSRPVNYRSLTSFWEGRGYREQPDLDTVMSWQDLGEETETAKPMRFWTRQLTGR is encoded by the coding sequence GTGACCCCGTCCGACTCTGTTTCAGCTGCTGACCTGACCCTGCGCCGTGTCACCGATCCCGCCGAGTTGCAGGCGGCAGCTCCGGCCCTGGCCCAGCTGCGGATGACCGTGTTTCGCGATTATCCTTACCTGTATCACGGCTCCGAGCGCTACGAACGTGACTACTTGGCCCGCTACCTGCGTGCGCCGGACATGCTGTTGCTGCTGGTCGAAGATGCCGGGCAGGTGGTAGGGGCCAGTACCGCGCTGCCGCTGTGGCATGAACAAGCGGCCCTGGTAGACCCTTTCGAGGCGGCTGGAATAGACGTTTCCGAGTGGCTCTACTTGGGTGAAAGTGTGCTGCTTCCCCCGAACCGGGGCCGGGGTTTCGGTCACCGCTGTTTTGACGAGCGTGAGGCCCATGCCCGCGCGCTGGGCCTGTCCAACACCGCCTTCTGTGCGGTGCAGCGTCCCGCCGATCACCCAAGTCGGCCAGTAAATTACCGCTCACTGACATCGTTCTGGGAGGGACGTGGCTACCGGGAACAGCCTGATCTGGATACGGTGATGTCCTGGCAGGACTTAGGTGAGGAAACCGAAACGGCCAAACCGATGCGGTTCTGGACCCGTCAGCTGACAGGGCGCTGA
- a CDS encoding choice-of-anchor I family protein, which translates to MRKVLMLSLPLLLSACGLISAEEPRSLHTLAGFDAFDKKELNTRPGKSGQFSLDAEPEYITVSADSKTAYVGLQENNALAVLDIASGKITAVLPLGLKDWSGSALDASDKDEAINIQPWPVFGAYMPDAIASYTVKGQTYLLSANEGDARNYDGFSDEVRVKDLKLDPATFPNAAELQDSAALGRLTVSSLPSDLRLNAAGQATRLVTFGGRSLSIWTTEGEQVSDTGDLFERTAAAQVPEAFNSEGTADGFDSRSDNKGAEPEALTVAELGGQHYAFVGLERQGGIMVLNVSDPAQPRLVEYFNDLDRMADPESGLAGDLAPGGLLFIPAADSPSGQPLLVSSNEVSGSVSVYAVADSGQLTRLGRYQAEPFAFDEGVAEISAFDPASQRLFTVNGQTGALDILDLSDPSQPRRISSVDLSQYGDGANSVAVHDGVVAVAVQARTKTDAGQVVLLNAKGEPLAQPVTVGALPDMLTFTPDGRTLLVANEGEPNEDYSVDPAGSVSIIDVAQALSQR; encoded by the coding sequence GTGAGAAAAGTATTGATGTTGTCCCTCCCGCTGCTGCTGTCTGCCTGTGGTCTGATCTCCGCCGAAGAGCCCCGCTCCCTGCATACTCTGGCCGGCTTCGATGCCTTCGACAAGAAAGAGTTGAATACCCGCCCCGGTAAGAGTGGCCAGTTCTCGCTGGACGCCGAACCTGAGTACATCACCGTCAGTGCCGACAGCAAGACGGCTTATGTGGGCCTGCAAGAAAACAATGCCCTGGCTGTACTGGACATTGCCAGCGGGAAGATCACCGCAGTTTTGCCGCTAGGACTTAAGGATTGGAGTGGGTCGGCGCTGGACGCCAGCGACAAAGATGAGGCCATCAACATCCAGCCCTGGCCGGTGTTCGGGGCCTACATGCCCGACGCCATCGCCAGCTATACGGTCAAAGGTCAGACCTATCTCCTGAGCGCCAATGAGGGTGACGCCCGCAACTACGACGGCTTTTCGGACGAAGTGCGCGTGAAAGACCTGAAACTGGACCCCGCCACTTTCCCTAACGCTGCCGAGTTGCAGGACAGTGCCGCGCTGGGCCGCCTGACCGTATCCAGCCTGCCGTCCGACCTCCGCCTGAATGCAGCGGGCCAGGCCACACGACTGGTGACGTTCGGTGGGCGTTCACTGAGCATCTGGACGACGGAGGGTGAACAGGTCAGCGATACGGGGGATCTGTTCGAGCGTACCGCTGCGGCCCAGGTGCCGGAGGCCTTCAACTCGGAAGGGACGGCGGATGGATTCGACAGTCGCAGCGACAACAAGGGTGCTGAACCCGAAGCCCTCACTGTGGCGGAACTGGGTGGGCAGCACTACGCCTTTGTGGGCCTGGAGCGTCAGGGCGGCATCATGGTGCTGAACGTCTCGGACCCCGCTCAACCGCGACTGGTGGAGTATTTCAATGATCTGGACCGCATGGCCGATCCCGAAAGCGGTCTGGCAGGCGATCTGGCCCCTGGAGGCCTGCTGTTTATCCCGGCGGCAGACAGCCCCAGCGGTCAGCCTCTGCTTGTCAGCTCCAACGAGGTCAGCGGCAGCGTGTCGGTGTATGCGGTGGCGGACAGTGGGCAGCTGACCCGCCTGGGCCGTTATCAGGCGGAGCCGTTCGCCTTTGATGAGGGTGTGGCTGAAATTAGTGCCTTCGATCCGGCCAGCCAGCGTCTCTTTACGGTCAACGGTCAGACGGGCGCCCTGGACATCCTGGACCTGAGCGATCCCAGCCAGCCACGGCGCATCAGCTCGGTGGACCTGAGCCAGTATGGGGACGGAGCCAACTCGGTGGCCGTGCATGATGGTGTGGTGGCGGTTGCCGTGCAGGCCAGGACCAAGACCGATGCAGGCCAGGTGGTTCTCCTCAATGCCAAGGGAGAGCCGCTGGCCCAACCCGTGACGGTGGGCGCACTGCCCGACATGCTGACATTCACGCCCGATGGCCGCACCCTGCTGGTTGCCAACGAGGGCGAGCCGAACGAAGATTACTCGGTGGACCCGGCGGGCAGCGTGAGCATTATTGACGTGGCGCAGGCACTAAGCCAGCGTTGA
- a CDS encoding GNAT family N-acetyltransferase, whose translation MTAGAKTIRYRSLGYQTDLAVLAHQGLVVEPRDAYQVIRTPENPHFWWGNFLLYPSLAADTDPQAWLAAFEQEFPQAQHRTFGLDSPLRPPEEAVRRFEALGFRLDSLAVLTAQRLGPVRPLPAGAQVRPLESGDDWHQLLNLRLAVNAGQTDYLPFAQRKVQQAWAMQQAGAGAYWGAFVGRALRAALGIYQAGTHRDERLARYQSVETHPDWRSQGLAGNLVVAAGDWARRDLGADRLVIVADTEYHAQALYQRLGFGVAEPEWALERPPSPAD comes from the coding sequence ATGACTGCTGGGGCCAAAACCATTCGCTACCGTTCGCTGGGCTACCAGACCGATCTGGCGGTGCTGGCCCATCAGGGGTTGGTGGTGGAGCCGCGTGACGCTTACCAGGTGATTCGCACCCCGGAGAATCCGCATTTTTGGTGGGGCAACTTTCTGCTTTATCCCTCCCTCGCGGCAGATACCGATCCACAGGCATGGCTGGCCGCCTTCGAGCAAGAATTTCCACAGGCCCAGCACCGGACCTTTGGGCTGGACTCGCCGCTGCGCCCGCCCGAGGAGGCAGTGCGCCGCTTCGAGGCCCTGGGCTTTCGGCTGGATTCGCTGGCGGTGCTGACGGCGCAGCGGCTGGGGCCCGTTCGCCCACTGCCCGCCGGGGCGCAGGTGCGCCCACTGGAGAGCGGCGACGACTGGCACCAGTTGCTCAATTTGCGGCTGGCGGTGAATGCGGGGCAGACCGACTATTTGCCGTTTGCCCAGCGCAAGGTGCAGCAGGCGTGGGCCATGCAGCAGGCTGGGGCCGGGGCATACTGGGGTGCCTTTGTGGGGCGGGCCTTGCGGGCGGCGCTGGGGATTTACCAGGCTGGAACACACCGGGATGAGCGGCTGGCCCGCTACCAGAGTGTGGAAACCCACCCGGACTGGCGCTCGCAGGGTCTGGCTGGCAACCTGGTGGTGGCAGCCGGGGACTGGGCACGCCGTGACCTGGGAGCCGACCGTCTGGTGATCGTCGCTGACACCGAATACCACGCGCAGGCGCTCTATCAGCGGCTGGGGTTCGGGGTGGCCGAACCTGAGTGGGCGCTGGAGCGGCCCCCATCTCCAGCCGACTGA
- a CDS encoding DUF2905 family protein produces MSDFPRLMVLLGLVLVGLGLLWAYSPGTLKTLFGWFGHLPGDTRYQNGNTFVFVPWVSMLAISLVLSLLSALLRMFR; encoded by the coding sequence ATGTCTGATTTCCCCCGCCTGATGGTGCTGCTGGGCCTGGTGTTGGTGGGCCTGGGCCTGCTGTGGGCTTATTCTCCCGGCACGCTGAAGACCCTCTTTGGTTGGTTTGGCCACCTGCCCGGTGATACTCGCTACCAGAACGGCAACACGTTCGTCTTCGTGCCCTGGGTCAGCATGTTGGCGATCAGCTTGGTGCTGTCGCTCCTGAGTGCCTTACTGCGGATGTTTCGTTAG
- a CDS encoding glutaredoxin family protein: MTDQTVTMYTTSWCPDCVVAKRALTARGIAFTEINIEQDETAADQVMQINGGRRSVPTLVYGEVAHSLSGFRPQKLDAFLAEAGL, translated from the coding sequence ATGACTGATCAGACTGTCACGATGTACACCACCAGCTGGTGCCCCGATTGCGTGGTGGCCAAGCGGGCGCTGACGGCGCGTGGTATCGCCTTTACCGAAATCAACATCGAGCAAGACGAGACGGCTGCCGATCAGGTGATGCAGATCAATGGAGGACGCCGCAGTGTCCCCACGCTGGTCTACGGGGAGGTGGCCCATAGCCTGAGTGGTTTTCGCCCCCAGAAGCTGGATGCCTTCCTGGCTGAAGCTGGGCTGTAA
- a CDS encoding ExbD/TolR family protein, with translation MTRPGRRRLRDDTPVTFDFAPMVDVVLLLLIFFFLTSSLSEGDVGQALPLDLPRANMTVEETPDLPVVSVDAAGGIFLMGEPTTLEALSQQLPPMVEASGGLVGLRADEGGNYGAVVEVMDTIKAAGGVRLALGTATEAAGGGAE, from the coding sequence GTGACCCGCCCAGGCCGCCGACGCCTGCGGGACGACACCCCGGTCACCTTCGACTTCGCACCGATGGTGGATGTGGTGTTGTTGCTGCTGATCTTCTTCTTCCTGACCAGTTCACTGTCCGAAGGTGACGTGGGTCAGGCCCTCCCGCTGGACCTGCCCCGCGCCAACATGACGGTGGAGGAAACGCCGGACCTGCCCGTGGTCAGTGTGGACGCGGCAGGCGGCATTTTCCTGATGGGCGAACCCACCACCCTGGAGGCCCTGAGCCAGCAACTGCCGCCAATGGTCGAAGCGTCCGGCGGCCTGGTGGGCCTGCGGGCCGATGAGGGCGGCAACTACGGCGCTGTGGTGGAGGTCATGGACACCATCAAGGCTGCCGGTGGAGTGCGCCTGGCCCTGGGCACCGCCACCGAAGCGGCCGGAGGAGGCGCGGAGTGA
- a CDS encoding MotA/TolQ/ExbB proton channel family protein translates to MTILELLTAAGPLFYVLIALSVYVLFLAFARAQTLARLGQDPTAVIERARATTAESGPSAALAELDYTGQSSPVANVMRAGLARADWGPDAAGSAMNSALLAEDSRLYAGLSALGTAAQIAPLLGLLGTVIGMVRSFLVFSATTNPSPTELGQGISEALINTAGGLVVAIIAYVARNALRSQADRIAASAERVREELPGWLSRPGSLTARSTLPSRAAEAERLSPTFETAEATP, encoded by the coding sequence GTGACTATCCTGGAGCTTCTGACCGCCGCAGGCCCGCTGTTTTATGTCCTGATCGCCCTTTCGGTGTATGTACTGTTTCTGGCCTTCGCCCGCGCACAGACGCTGGCCCGGCTAGGTCAGGACCCCACCGCCGTGATTGAGCGGGCGCGGGCCACCACGGCCGAGTCCGGCCCCAGCGCCGCGCTGGCCGAGCTGGATTACACCGGCCAGAGTTCACCGGTAGCCAATGTGATGCGTGCCGGGCTGGCCCGCGCCGACTGGGGACCGGACGCTGCTGGCTCGGCCATGAACTCTGCGCTGCTGGCCGAGGACAGCCGCCTGTACGCTGGCCTGAGCGCCCTGGGCACCGCCGCACAGATCGCTCCGCTGCTGGGACTGCTGGGCACCGTGATCGGGATGGTGCGTTCCTTTCTGGTGTTCTCGGCAACGACCAATCCTTCGCCCACCGAGCTGGGCCAGGGCATCAGCGAGGCACTGATCAACACCGCAGGCGGCCTGGTCGTTGCCATCATCGCCTATGTGGCCCGCAACGCCCTGCGCTCTCAGGCGGACCGCATCGCGGCCAGTGCCGAGCGGGTGCGCGAAGAACTGCCTGGCTGGTTGAGCCGCCCTGGCAGCCTGACCGCCCGCAGCACCCTGCCCAGCCGCGCCGCCGAAGCCGAGCGCTTGTCACCTACCTTCGAAACGGCTGAGGCCACCCCGTGA
- a CDS encoding M-like protein has product MTDHNNQGDQQESQEISNVDLQFQHTRAAQQGKNDDLNAEVVAESSEPGQYEQQGLDRHDVGVEQTMDASDPPSTNMGDDENRYGEK; this is encoded by the coding sequence ATGACCGACCATAACAATCAAGGCGACCAGCAGGAAAGTCAGGAGATCAGCAATGTGGACTTGCAGTTCCAGCACACCCGCGCGGCTCAGCAGGGCAAGAATGACGACCTGAACGCTGAAGTCGTCGCTGAGAGCAGTGAACCCGGCCAATACGAGCAGCAGGGCCTGGACCGTCACGATGTGGGCGTGGAACAGACCATGGACGCCAGTGATCCACCCAGCACCAACATGGGCGACGACGAGAACCGTTACGGCGAGAAGTAA
- a CDS encoding NAD(P)H-hydrate dehydratase, translated as MTEYVLSAVGVKGLDARLEAVGLLDPAMEAAGRAVAAELLRRVPAGARPLALLAGPGANGGDALVAARHLLAVGQPVMVLAAVPKHELAQRNLGRLRAVGGKVEELSAPAVTALPPAAAWADGLLGTGLRGPLRGELAEVVEALNTRTAQAQEPVLAIDLPSGLEADRITCPALWVRADWTLALSAYKPVHLFGAAAAACGDLSLDTLALPLAWTARQASAVRPADAELGRVLPHRRADAHKGDAGRVWVIGGSVGLEGAPAMTGVGALRTGAGLVTLHSVAEVPLVTPELMRTRHDSLNDWLAHESARPDALALGMGLGAQAPALARQVLAWKRPSVLDADALQPELSGLGHAGVIWTPHPGEAARMLEVAVSEVTADSLGSAAALQQRYGGVVVLKGGPSVVAWAGGLSVSRGGHPGMASAGMGDTLAGVLAALLAAGLPTEQAAQVGVRLHARAGERAAQRHGYGLGASDVAAELGRAWADLSAPSG; from the coding sequence ATGACCGAATACGTGCTGAGCGCGGTGGGTGTAAAGGGACTGGACGCCCGGCTGGAAGCGGTGGGGCTGCTGGACCCGGCGATGGAAGCGGCGGGGCGGGCGGTGGCCGCTGAACTGCTGCGCCGTGTGCCAGCGGGTGCGCGTCCGCTGGCGCTGCTGGCGGGGCCTGGGGCCAATGGAGGAGATGCCCTGGTGGCCGCCCGTCATCTGCTGGCGGTGGGTCAGCCAGTGATGGTGCTGGCCGCGGTGCCAAAGCACGAGCTGGCCCAGCGCAACTTAGGCCGCCTGCGTGCGGTCGGGGGAAAAGTGGAAGAACTGTCGGCCCCGGCGGTGACGGCGCTGCCCCCCGCAGCGGCCTGGGCTGACGGTCTCCTGGGCACCGGGCTGCGGGGGCCACTGCGCGGCGAACTGGCGGAGGTCGTGGAAGCGCTGAACACCCGTACGGCCCAGGCGCAGGAGCCGGTGCTGGCCATTGACTTACCCAGTGGCTTGGAAGCCGACCGGATCACCTGTCCCGCGCTGTGGGTGCGTGCCGACTGGACCCTGGCCCTAAGCGCCTACAAACCCGTCCACCTGTTCGGAGCGGCGGCAGCGGCCTGCGGCGACCTGAGTCTGGATACCCTGGCTTTGCCCCTGGCTTGGACCGCTCGTCAGGCCAGCGCGGTCCGCCCTGCCGACGCCGAATTGGGCCGCGTATTGCCCCACCGCCGCGCCGATGCCCACAAGGGTGATGCTGGCCGGGTCTGGGTGATCGGCGGCTCCGTAGGGCTGGAAGGCGCACCCGCCATGACTGGCGTGGGGGCGCTGCGAACCGGAGCCGGGCTGGTTACGCTGCATTCAGTTGCGGAAGTGCCCCTGGTCACGCCGGAACTGATGCGGACCCGTCATGACTCGCTGAACGATTGGCTGGCCCATGAAAGCGCCCGCCCGGATGCGCTGGCCTTGGGAATGGGCCTGGGAGCGCAGGCGCCCGCGCTGGCCCGCCAAGTTCTGGCCTGGAAGAGACCGTCGGTCTTGGACGCCGACGCGTTGCAGCCGGAGCTGAGCGGTCTGGGTCACGCCGGGGTGATCTGGACTCCCCATCCTGGCGAAGCGGCCCGAATGCTGGAGGTGGCGGTTAGTGAGGTGACGGCCGATTCGCTGGGCAGCGCGGCAGCCTTGCAGCAGCGCTACGGCGGCGTGGTGGTCCTCAAAGGTGGTCCCAGTGTGGTGGCCTGGGCCGGGGGCCTGAGCGTGTCGCGGGGTGGGCATCCAGGAATGGCCAGCGCGGGCATGGGCGATACGCTGGCTGGGGTGCTGGCCGCGCTGCTGGCCGCTGGCTTGCCCACCGAGCAGGCCGCGCAGGTGGGGGTACGCCTGCATGCCCGCGCCGGAGAACGGGCGGCCCAGCGTCACGGCTATGGCCTGGGGGCCAGTGATGTGGCGGCCGAACTGGGCCGGGCCTGGGCCGATCTGAGCGCCCCTTCAGGCTGA
- a CDS encoding tetratricopeptide repeat protein: MSAPFSPATSSGQGKGGLDHDLQVALHQAELAGQSEEAADIQSWIKLRELLRAKRPEAALTELEAWLADQESLAPPTTPSSALPTTAAEVRLALLNPTLADHLRALTEVRRWQQPAEAQAALAGALSHPLTRAEAHNLLGVLAAEVGQTEQAATEFAAALAADPQHYRALTNRAGLAAERQDYAAAEADLHRALQLEPRHHAAHQNLAVVLRQQGKRAESVRAQKKAQSLDRRQVDQRGRDEARRTVSGLNRLPRSVWIALALLLFFALFWMWGGSGPAA, from the coding sequence GTGAGCGCTCCTTTTTCTCCCGCAACGTCGTCTGGGCAGGGTAAAGGTGGGCTGGACCATGACCTGCAAGTGGCCCTGCATCAGGCTGAGTTGGCCGGCCAGAGCGAGGAAGCTGCCGACATCCAGAGCTGGATCAAGCTGCGGGAGTTGTTGCGTGCCAAACGGCCTGAAGCTGCGCTGACCGAATTGGAAGCGTGGCTGGCCGATCAGGAGTCTTTAGCACCTCCGACCACTCCTTCCTCAGCCCTGCCGACCACGGCAGCGGAGGTTCGGCTGGCCCTGCTGAACCCGACCCTGGCAGATCACCTGCGGGCCCTGACCGAAGTTCGCCGCTGGCAGCAGCCTGCCGAAGCCCAAGCGGCCCTGGCCGGAGCGCTAAGCCACCCGCTGACCCGCGCCGAGGCCCATAACTTGCTGGGCGTACTGGCCGCCGAAGTAGGTCAGACCGAGCAGGCGGCCACGGAGTTCGCGGCGGCACTTGCAGCTGACCCCCAGCACTACCGCGCCCTGACCAACCGCGCCGGGCTGGCTGCCGAGCGCCAGGACTACGCTGCCGCCGAAGCGGACCTGCACCGCGCTCTGCAATTGGAGCCCCGCCACCACGCTGCTCACCAGAATCTGGCGGTGGTGCTGCGCCAGCAGGGCAAACGGGCCGAGTCGGTCCGCGCGCAGAAGAAGGCCCAGTCGCTGGACCGCCGTCAGGTGGATCAGCGGGGCCGCGACGAAGCCCGGCGCACGGTTTCCGGGCTGAACCGCCTTCCCAGGTCAGTGTGGATTGCTCTGGCGTTGCTGCTGTTCTTTGCCTTGTTCTGGATGTGGGGTGGCTCAGGCCCAGCAGCCTAG
- a CDS encoding DUF4388 domain-containing protein codes for MPELSTTTSEGPVLGLSAGLDEVPLTAVMELIHSTRQTGQLRVQAELPGGPLPLRLEFVGGELVGCALHDWHGPEALYAFPQTVTTGRAEFWQMRVSAAARWPLAPFGQLMGEWARLSDEWPRAVEVIVSPSQRFWGQAAPFNRQGGASARWVAANTGQSLFEVCIQMADLHAAHMIHPIRESFEWDLLILPPCEDAQAKRRSAVLRLLDGQKPLSRLLGRGLSSEQVRAELLRELGQDGGFPGAGRVIRDWLWEAAALEQATSLA; via the coding sequence ATGCCTGAGCTGTCTACGACCACCTCCGAGGGGCCTGTGCTGGGTCTGTCGGCAGGCCTGGATGAAGTCCCGTTGACCGCTGTGATGGAACTGATTCATTCCACCCGCCAGACTGGGCAGCTCCGGGTCCAGGCCGAGCTACCGGGTGGCCCTTTGCCGCTGCGCCTGGAATTCGTGGGCGGCGAACTTGTCGGTTGTGCCCTGCATGATTGGCACGGCCCAGAGGCACTGTACGCCTTCCCACAGACCGTCACCACGGGAAGGGCTGAATTCTGGCAGATGCGGGTGTCCGCTGCTGCGCGGTGGCCGCTGGCTCCGTTTGGCCAACTGATGGGGGAGTGGGCACGGCTCAGCGACGAGTGGCCGCGTGCCGTGGAAGTTATCGTCAGCCCGTCACAGCGCTTCTGGGGGCAGGCCGCGCCGTTTAACCGCCAGGGTGGAGCTTCGGCCCGCTGGGTGGCGGCCAATACGGGCCAGTCTCTGTTCGAGGTCTGCATCCAGATGGCGGATCTCCACGCCGCACACATGATTCACCCCATCCGGGAAAGCTTCGAGTGGGACCTGCTGATCCTGCCCCCCTGTGAGGACGCCCAGGCCAAACGGCGCAGCGCAGTTCTGCGGTTGCTGGATGGTCAGAAGCCACTCAGCCGTTTGCTGGGGCGTGGGCTCAGCTCCGAGCAGGTCCGCGCCGAGCTGCTGCGGGAGCTGGGGCAAGATGGCGGTTTTCCGGGAGCGGGCCGGGTGATCCGCGACTGGCTGTGGGAAGCGGCGGCGTTGGAGCAGGCGACTTCGCTGGCCTGA